The segment CTACTATGGCGGTGTGAGCATCTCTGAGACTCTTGATCCGCCGGTTGATGTGCCGACCTTGCCGGCTCGGGACCGGATTCTGGCGACCGCGTATCGACTGTTCTACCGCCACGGAATCCGAGCTACCGGCATCGACAAGGTGATCGCCGAAGCCGGCGTCACCAAGGTGACCTTCTATCGCCATTTCCCGAGCAAGGACGCACTGATACTGGCGTTCTTGGATCTACGACATCGCCGTTGGATGGACTGGTTTGTCGATGCGCTTGCCCGCCACGCTGCCGGCAGTCGGCGCCGGGTCGCCGTGGTCGCTGCGGTCGAGGAATGGCTGACGGCGGACTCCTTCCGGGGGTGCGCCTTCATCAACAGCGTCAATGAGATCGGCCCCGAACTGCCCGAGGTCTATGCCATCGCCACTCGCCACAAGGCGGATATGGTCGCCGCGATCAAGGCGACGCTTCCGCCGGGTCCGAACCGTACCCGGACGGCACAGGCTCTCGGCGTGGCAATCGATGGTGCCGTTGTGCAGGCGCAGTGCCAGCGTGACGCAATACCGGCGGTGCGAGCGTTGACGACGATCGCGTCAACGCTGCTGAAGGATGCGTGAGACGAACCGCCACGCACGAATAGACGCTCCCTTATTCGCCGCTCGGACAGGTACCGGCGGCCTCCCGGAGCACCCGCGCCGACGGGGCGTCGACGGGCAGGCCGTACCCGCGCAGCACCGCGGAGAACTGGACCGCGTACTGACACCAGAACGCCCGGTTCGGCGGCATCCACACTGCGGGCTCGCTGTCCCCCTTGTCCTGGTTGGTCGGCCCGTCGACGGCCAGCAGATTCGCCGGGTCGTTGGCGAATCGCAACCGTAGTTCGTCAGACCAGTTGCGGGCACCGAGATCCCAGGCCAGCGCGAGCGGGACGATGTGGTCGATCTGCACCGACGCGCCGATCTGGTTGCCGCGCACGAACGCGATGGTGGCATTGGTGTAGGGATCGATCAGCGTGCCGGTCGCGACCGCAGTGGGACAGCGGGTGATCGGCACGTAGGTCTTCTCGACCAGATCCCGGTCCAGGATGTCGTTGCGGGTGTCGCAGCCGTTGTGTCCACCGGGAGCGTCATTGTCATCGTCCCAGGAATCGCCAAACGCGTCGCGGCGGTAGTCGTAACCGGGTACCCGTACCGGGATCTCGACCACCCCGGCCAGCACATCGACGCCCGCAGCGATCGTCGGGGTATCGGCCTGCGCAACGTAGCGCGCCGAGCCGGCGCCGGGCTCGGTGTTGACCTGCACGGCCACCACAACCGCCAGCGCGACACCGGCACCCAACAGGCCGATCCGCTTCACGACTTGTCCAGGTACTGCACCCGATCGGAGTCGGAGAACGGCGCTGCCAGCACATCCAGACCGGGTTGATGCGGGTTGTCCAGGTATGCGGCTTCGCAGAAGCTGCGGGCATCCTGGATGATCCCGAGGTGGTCGGCCAGTGACAGGAATCGCAGCGTGGTGAGACGCCCGGACTGGTTGTAGCCCAACACATCTCCCTCCTGACGTTCCTGCAGGTCGAGGTCAGCCAGGGCGAATCCGTCCAGCGTGCCCGCCACGGCCCGCAACCGCTCACCGGCCTTGGAGCTCTCCGGCATCCTGGTTACCAACAAACACAGGCTCGGATGCTGGCCGCGCCCGATACGCCCCCGCAACTGGTGGAGCTGGCTGATACCGAACCGGTCGGCGTCCATCACCACCATCATGGTGGCATTGGGCACGTCCACGCCGACCTCGATGACGGTGGTGCAGATCAGCACATCGATCTCGCCGGCCCGGAACGCGGACATCACCGCGTCCTTCTCTTCGGGTGCCAGTCGGCCGTGCATCAAACCGAGCCGCAGGCCGGCCAGCGGACCGGTGCGCAGTCGTTCCAGCACCTGCAGCACGGTGACCGGCGGTGGTCCGTGTTCGTAGGCGTTCTTCTTGTCGGGTTCCTCGTCGATGCGCGAGGCCACCACGTAGGCCTGACGGCCTGCGGCCACCTCCTCGATGATGCGCGCCCACGCCCGGTCCAGCCAGGACGGTTTGTCCTTGGTGAACACCACATTGGTGGTGATCGGCTGGCGTCCGCGTGGCAGTTCACGCAGTGTCGAGGTTTCCAGATCGCCGAACACCGTCAGCGCGATGGTGCGCGGGATCGGTGTCGCCGTCATCACCAGCAGGTGCGGAGTGATCCCACCGCTGGCTTTGGCGCGCAACCGGTCCCGCTGTTCCACACCGAACCGGTGCTGCTCATCCACCACCACCATGCCCAGCCGATGGAACTCCACCGACTCCTGGATGATCGCGTGCGTACCGACCACGATTCCTGCTGTGCCGGAATAGATCTCGTCGCGCGCCTGGCGTTTCTGCTGTGGTGACATCGACCCGGTGAGCAGTGTGACGGCGGTCGCGCCGTCCGCGGCTCCCAGCTCACCGGCCATCGCCAGCGGCCCCAATACCTGGCGGATAGAGCGATAGTGCTGAGCGGCCAGCACCTCGGTGGGCGCCAACAGCGCGCACTGCAGACCGGCGTCGACCACCTGCAGCATCGCCAGCACCGACACGATGGTCTTGCCGGAACCGACCTCGCCCTGCAGCATCCGGTTCATCGGGCGGGACTTGCCGAGTTCGCCGGAGATGACCTCGAGCACCTCGCGCTGCCCGCCGGTCAGCTCGAACGGCAGCTGTTTCTGCAGGGCGGCTGCCAATCCGTCCGCGCGCAGCGGTGCCGCCGGCCCCGTCTCACCGAGCTCACCGTAGCGCCGGCACACCAGCGCCCACTGCAGACCAATCGCCTCGTCGTAGGTCAGCCGCTCCTGCGCCGCCGCCCGCTCGACGGCGTTCTCCGACACGTGCACCCCGCGCAGCGCCTTGTCCTCGGACATCAAATTCCACTGCTGCAGAAAGCTTTTCGGCAAAAGTTCGGGAATCGGGTCGAGCACGGCCAGCACCTGGCAGATGCAGGCGTAGATGTCCCAGCTCTGCAGCTTCTTCGTCGCCGGGTAGATCGGGAAGAACTCACGCTCGAAAGCGGCCAACACATCGGAGCCGGACTCCCCGGAGGCGTCGGCGATCTTCTTGAACGACCGGGTCCCGATGGTGCGCCCACCCGGCGCCCCGATGACCAGGAACGCCGGATGCGACAGCTGAACCGTCTTCCTGAAGTAGCCGATCTCACCGGAGAGCATGACCCTGGTGCCCTCGGTGAGGCTGCCGATCAGATAGTCGGCGTTGAAAAAGGTGGCGGTGATGGGCGGGTTCCGGTCGCCGAGGGTGACCCGCAGGAGCTTGCGGGGCCGCTTGCCCGGCTGCGGTTTCATCTGGCGGACCTCGGTGGCGGTGATGACATCGACGAAGGTCACGTGGGTGCCCTCCTCGAGTTCGATCTCTTCGCCCTCCTCGCGGACATTCATGCCGTCGCTGTACTTGCGCGGGTAGTGGCGCAGCAGGTCATTGACGGTACGGATGCCGAAGGCTTCCTCGAGCTTGTCCGCGGCCTTGGCGCCGACGATGGGCGAGAGCAGATCGTTGAGCGCAACCACGGTTCACTCCACCCCGATCAGCAGCGCATCGCCGCCGTGGTCGGTGCGATAGCTGACCAGTTCGGCACCCAGATGCTGCTGGCGGATATGATCGCGCAACCGTTCCCCCACCTTCTCCTCGACACCCGCGCCGATCAGCACGGTCACCAGTTCGCCGCCCGCGGCGAGCAGGAGGTCGATCAATCCGGCGCCGGCCGCAGCCACGTCACGCCCGACGATCAACACCTCGTCGCCTGAGATAGCCAGTCCGTCACCGGGTTTACAGTGACCCGCCCAGGTCAGCGCGTCCTCGGTGGCCACCCGCACCGACCCGTGCCGGGCACCGGCGGCGGCACGGGCCATCGTGTACCCATCGTCGACCCCGTGCCGGGCCGCGTCGTGCACGGCCAGCGCCGCCAGCCCCTGCACCATCGACGCGGTCGGCACCGGGACCACCTCGATACCCCATCCGGTCGCCGCCGTGCAACCGGCGACCAATTCCTCGGCGGCGACGAAGCCGTTGGGCAGCACCATGATCTGCGCGGCATCGGCGTCGACGAGCGCACGCAGCAACCGTTGCGCACTGATCGGTGCGCCGTCGTGCGGTCGCAGCACCCGGGCACCCTCCCCGACGAACAGGGCCTCCGCGCCGTCGCCGTCGACCACGGCGAGCACCGCCCGGTCGCGGCCGGCGCCGTGCCCGGGACGGGCGCCGCTGAGCGCGGTGATCTGGATATTGCTGGGCGTGCCGACGGCAAGGCCCGCCTCGACAGCGGCCCCCGCGTCGTCGGTGTGCACGTGTACCGACTGGGTGCCGCCGCGGCCCGCCGTGATGGCCACCGAGTCGCCGAGGGCGGCCAGCGCGGCACGCAAGCCCTCCACGGCCTCGGGCCGGCAACCGTCGAGCAGATACATGACCTCGAACTGCGGCGGCGCGGCCGAACCGAGGGCCGATTCGACGGTTCCGGCGGCCGGTTCGTAGGCGTGCCGCCGCGGCGCGGTGCCCACCAGGGTGGCGGTCAGCGCGTCGAGCAGAACCAGCAGACCCCGGCCGCCGGCGTCGACCACACCCGCCTCGGCGAGGACATCGAGTTGGCCGGTGGTGCGTTCCAGGGCCGTGACGGCCGCTGTCGCGGCGGCGGCCACGACGGTGGCGATATCGGCGGGGTCGGCGGCGCACTGCTCGGCGGTGTCGGCCGCCGCGCCGAGAACCGAGACGATGGTCCCGGGTACCGCCTCCCCCATCGAGGCCACCACCAGCGCCTCGGCGCACCGCAACGCCGCGGCGAACTCCGCTCCGCCAACGTCGGCCAGTTGTCGTTCCGCGGTGACGTCGGCCAGGCCGCGCAGGATCTGGGACAGGATCACCCCGGAGTTGCCGCGGGCGCCGCGAAGCGCGCCGTCGGCCAGGCAG is part of the Mycobacterium adipatum genome and harbors:
- the recG gene encoding ATP-dependent DNA helicase RecG, translating into MVALNDLLSPIVGAKAADKLEEAFGIRTVNDLLRHYPRKYSDGMNVREEGEEIELEEGTHVTFVDVITATEVRQMKPQPGKRPRKLLRVTLGDRNPPITATFFNADYLIGSLTEGTRVMLSGEIGYFRKTVQLSHPAFLVIGAPGGRTIGTRSFKKIADASGESGSDVLAAFEREFFPIYPATKKLQSWDIYACICQVLAVLDPIPELLPKSFLQQWNLMSEDKALRGVHVSENAVERAAAQERLTYDEAIGLQWALVCRRYGELGETGPAAPLRADGLAAALQKQLPFELTGGQREVLEVISGELGKSRPMNRMLQGEVGSGKTIVSVLAMLQVVDAGLQCALLAPTEVLAAQHYRSIRQVLGPLAMAGELGAADGATAVTLLTGSMSPQQKRQARDEIYSGTAGIVVGTHAIIQESVEFHRLGMVVVDEQHRFGVEQRDRLRAKASGGITPHLLVMTATPIPRTIALTVFGDLETSTLRELPRGRQPITTNVVFTKDKPSWLDRAWARIIEEVAAGRQAYVVASRIDEEPDKKNAYEHGPPPVTVLQVLERLRTGPLAGLRLGLMHGRLAPEEKDAVMSAFRAGEIDVLICTTVIEVGVDVPNATMMVVMDADRFGISQLHQLRGRIGRGQHPSLCLLVTRMPESSKAGERLRAVAGTLDGFALADLDLQERQEGDVLGYNQSGRLTTLRFLSLADHLGIIQDARSFCEAAYLDNPHQPGLDVLAAPFSDSDRVQYLDKS
- a CDS encoding TetR/AcrR family transcriptional regulator; protein product: MDRTVYYGGVSISETLDPPVDVPTLPARDRILATAYRLFYRHGIRATGIDKVIAEAGVTKVTFYRHFPSKDALILAFLDLRHRRWMDWFVDALARHAAGSRRRVAVVAAVEEWLTADSFRGCAFINSVNEIGPELPEVYAIATRHKADMVAAIKATLPPGPNRTRTAQALGVAIDGAVVQAQCQRDAIPAVRALTTIASTLLKDA
- a CDS encoding DAK2 domain-containing protein — protein: MSAARLDAPAMRRWAHTAVGHLITHTDEINRLNVFPVADSDTGTNMLFTMRAAVAALEGRDGLDLVAVTGCLADGALRGARGNSGVILSQILRGLADVTAERQLADVGGAEFAAALRCAEALVVASMGEAVPGTIVSVLGAAADTAEQCAADPADIATVVAAAATAAVTALERTTGQLDVLAEAGVVDAGGRGLLVLLDALTATLVGTAPRRHAYEPAAGTVESALGSAAPPQFEVMYLLDGCRPEAVEGLRAALAALGDSVAITAGRGGTQSVHVHTDDAGAAVEAGLAVGTPSNIQITALSGARPGHGAGRDRAVLAVVDGDGAEALFVGEGARVLRPHDGAPISAQRLLRALVDADAAQIMVLPNGFVAAEELVAGCTAATGWGIEVVPVPTASMVQGLAALAVHDAARHGVDDGYTMARAAAGARHGSVRVATEDALTWAGHCKPGDGLAISGDEVLIVGRDVAAAGAGLIDLLLAAGGELVTVLIGAGVEEKVGERLRDHIRQQHLGAELVSYRTDHGGDALLIGVE
- a CDS encoding HNH endonuclease family protein; protein product: MKRIGLLGAGVALAVVVAVQVNTEPGAGSARYVAQADTPTIAAGVDVLAGVVEIPVRVPGYDYRRDAFGDSWDDDNDAPGGHNGCDTRNDILDRDLVEKTYVPITRCPTAVATGTLIDPYTNATIAFVRGNQIGASVQIDHIVPLALAWDLGARNWSDELRLRFANDPANLLAVDGPTNQDKGDSEPAVWMPPNRAFWCQYAVQFSAVLRGYGLPVDAPSARVLREAAGTCPSGE